One segment of Paraburkholderia sp. PGU19 DNA contains the following:
- the dctA gene encoding C4-dicarboxylate transporter DctA, with translation MTLARPLRLLYVQVLMGMALGMSLGHVWPQAGASLKPLSDAFIGLVRMMIAPIVFCTIVSGITSLASGTTIGRTILKALALFYFLTAIALLIGLATAYALRPGAGMHIDPHHLDSNLLAQFAARSQPRGVEEFALSVIPETLVGAFVKGEVLPVLLLSLLFGFALNANPRAGRPVLELIDGVANLLFRILAMIMRLAPIGAFGAMAFTVGRFGIGSVSSLGMLMVSFYLACLLFVALVLAPLARLHGFALWRLLRYLREELAIVLATSSTEPVLPRLIVKLEALGCDRGNVGLVLPAGYSFNLDGTAIYLTLASVFIAQACDVPLTWPQIATMLAVMLLTSKGAAGVSGSGLVALVATLTVIPDLPVAGVALLVGIDRFMSEARALTSVISNACAVIFVSQWEGACDRGRLFQMLRGPAPRDADDADAPATNTPG, from the coding sequence GTGACGTTGGCAAGGCCACTTCGGTTGCTTTACGTGCAGGTCTTGATGGGCATGGCGCTCGGCATGAGCTTGGGCCACGTGTGGCCACAAGCCGGCGCTTCGCTCAAGCCACTCAGTGACGCGTTCATCGGTCTGGTGCGGATGATGATCGCGCCGATCGTCTTTTGCACCATCGTCTCAGGTATCACGTCGCTCGCAAGCGGCACAACGATCGGACGCACGATCCTCAAGGCACTGGCGCTCTTCTATTTCCTGACCGCCATCGCGCTCCTGATCGGCCTTGCAACCGCATACGCGTTGCGCCCCGGCGCAGGCATGCACATCGATCCGCATCATCTGGACTCGAACCTCCTCGCGCAATTTGCCGCACGCTCGCAGCCGCGCGGGGTCGAGGAGTTTGCGTTGAGCGTGATCCCCGAGACGCTCGTCGGCGCATTCGTGAAGGGCGAAGTGCTGCCAGTGCTTCTGCTTTCTCTGCTCTTCGGCTTCGCGCTGAACGCGAACCCGCGTGCGGGGCGGCCGGTGCTCGAACTCATCGATGGGGTCGCCAACCTACTCTTTCGCATTCTCGCGATGATCATGCGGCTTGCTCCCATCGGCGCGTTCGGCGCGATGGCATTCACCGTGGGCCGCTTCGGCATCGGCTCGGTCAGCTCGCTCGGTATGCTGATGGTGTCGTTCTATCTGGCGTGCCTGCTGTTCGTGGCACTGGTCCTTGCGCCGCTCGCACGGCTGCACGGCTTCGCGCTCTGGCGATTGCTACGCTACCTGCGCGAGGAGCTCGCGATAGTTCTCGCAACCTCTTCGACGGAACCCGTCCTGCCGCGACTGATTGTGAAGCTGGAGGCACTTGGCTGCGACAGGGGGAACGTCGGCCTCGTCCTGCCGGCAGGCTACTCATTCAATCTTGACGGCACGGCGATCTATCTGACGCTCGCTTCCGTGTTCATCGCGCAGGCGTGCGACGTACCGCTTACCTGGCCGCAGATTGCGACGATGCTCGCCGTCATGCTGCTCACTTCCAAGGGTGCGGCCGGCGTGTCCGGCAGCGGGCTCGTCGCGCTCGTCGCGACGTTGACCGTGATTCCGGATTTGCCCGTCGCCGGGGTGGCGCTACTGGTGGGGATCGACCGGTTCATGTCCGAGGCGCGCGCCCTGACAAGCGTGATCAGCAATGCCTGCGCGGTAATCTTCGTTTCGCAGTGGGAGGGGGCTTGCGACCGTGGGCGTCTTTTCCAGATGCTGCGCGGCCCAGCCCCGCGCGACGCGGACGACGCCGACGCCCCCGCCACGAACACGCCAGGCTGA
- a CDS encoding substrate-binding domain-containing protein yields MKNLLLKLCTVALVAMSTAAANVQAADLHVMSSGGFTAAYKLLGPRFASATGNTLDTALGPSMGKSPEAIPNRLERGEPADVVIMVGYALDDLIKEGKIVPGSRVELADSRIGMVVREGAAKPDIGSVEALRQALLHAKSIAYSDSASGVYIERELFKQLGIEDQVKPKAKMIPRIPVASVVANGDYEIGFQQVSELLPVKGATYVGKIPESLQSVTRYAAGIPIGAQHPKEAKALLDYLASPEAQPEVKSTGLDSVTMH; encoded by the coding sequence ATGAAAAACCTGCTTCTGAAACTTTGTACCGTGGCGCTCGTGGCAATGTCGACCGCCGCAGCGAACGTGCAGGCCGCCGACCTGCACGTCATGAGCTCGGGCGGTTTCACTGCCGCGTACAAGTTGCTCGGCCCGAGATTCGCGTCCGCTACGGGCAATACGCTCGACACCGCGCTTGGGCCCTCGATGGGCAAATCGCCCGAGGCGATTCCCAACCGCCTCGAGCGCGGCGAGCCCGCCGACGTCGTGATCATGGTCGGTTACGCACTCGACGATCTGATCAAGGAAGGCAAGATCGTCCCCGGATCGCGGGTCGAACTGGCGGATTCGCGCATCGGCATGGTCGTGCGCGAAGGCGCGGCGAAGCCCGACATCGGCTCGGTCGAAGCGCTCAGGCAAGCCCTGCTCCACGCGAAGTCGATCGCCTACTCGGATAGCGCGAGCGGTGTCTATATCGAGCGCGAGCTGTTCAAGCAGCTCGGCATCGAGGATCAGGTCAAGCCGAAGGCGAAGATGATCCCGCGGATTCCGGTGGCGTCGGTGGTGGCAAACGGCGACTACGAAATCGGCTTCCAGCAGGTGAGCGAGTTGCTGCCCGTCAAGGGCGCGACGTACGTCGGAAAGATTCCCGAGTCCCTGCAGTCCGTCACGCGTTACGCTGCTGGCATCCCCATCGGCGCACAGCATCCGAAGGAGGCCAAAGCCCTCCTCGACTATCTCGCCTCGCCCGAAGCGCAGCCCGAAGTGAAATCGACCGGGCTCGATTCCGTCACTATGCATTGA
- a CDS encoding MFS transporter translates to MHPSSSTLSPGQSKAAAVFRVTAGNFLEQFDFFLFGFYATQIANVFFPSASEFASLMMTFAVFGAGFLMRPLGAIVLGAYIDDVGRRKGLIVTLSIMASGTILIAFVPGYATIGLLAPALVLIGRLLQGFSAGAELGGVSVYLAEMATPGRKGFFTSWQSASQQVAIVVAAGLGFALNQWLDASAIAAWGWRAPFFVGCMIVPFIFMLRRNLEETQEFKARQHRPTMKEVFRTLVQNWGVVVAGVMLVAMTTTSFYLITIYAPTFGKTVLHLSTADSLLVTLCVGVSNFVWLPIGGALSDKIGRRPLLLAMTALAIATAYPALSLLAHAPSFVNMLLVLLWLSFMYGIYNGAMVVALTEVMPVEVRVAGFSLAYSLATAVFGGFTPAISTALIHVTGDKAAPGYWMSFAAVCALCATFALYRRRAVTLTPAH, encoded by the coding sequence ATGCACCCCTCGTCCTCTACCCTTTCGCCCGGACAGTCGAAGGCCGCTGCGGTTTTCCGCGTGACGGCCGGGAATTTCCTGGAGCAGTTCGACTTCTTTCTGTTCGGCTTCTACGCTACGCAGATCGCCAACGTCTTCTTTCCATCCGCGAGCGAATTCGCCTCGCTGATGATGACCTTCGCGGTCTTCGGCGCCGGCTTCCTGATGCGGCCGCTGGGCGCGATCGTGCTTGGCGCCTACATCGACGACGTCGGCCGCCGCAAGGGCCTCATCGTCACACTCTCCATCATGGCGAGCGGCACCATCCTGATCGCATTCGTGCCGGGCTATGCCACGATCGGCCTCCTGGCACCGGCGCTCGTGCTGATCGGGCGACTGCTGCAGGGCTTCTCCGCGGGCGCGGAGCTGGGCGGTGTGTCCGTGTATCTCGCCGAGATGGCCACGCCCGGCCGCAAGGGCTTCTTCACGAGCTGGCAATCCGCGAGCCAGCAGGTGGCGATCGTCGTGGCCGCAGGCCTCGGCTTCGCGCTCAATCAATGGCTGGACGCGTCGGCCATCGCGGCGTGGGGATGGCGCGCGCCGTTCTTCGTCGGCTGCATGATCGTGCCGTTCATCTTCATGCTGCGCCGCAATCTCGAGGAAACGCAGGAGTTCAAGGCGCGCCAGCATCGCCCGACCATGAAGGAGGTGTTCCGCACGCTGGTCCAGAACTGGGGCGTCGTGGTCGCCGGCGTGATGCTGGTGGCGATGACCACCACGAGCTTCTACCTCATCACGATCTACGCGCCCACCTTCGGTAAGACGGTCCTGCACCTAAGCACCGCGGACAGCCTGCTCGTAACGCTGTGCGTCGGCGTGTCAAATTTCGTGTGGCTGCCGATTGGCGGGGCGCTCTCCGACAAGATCGGCCGCCGGCCGCTGCTGCTCGCCATGACCGCGCTCGCCATCGCGACCGCGTACCCGGCACTGTCGCTGCTCGCTCACGCGCCGAGCTTTGTCAACATGCTGCTCGTGCTCTTGTGGCTCTCGTTCATGTATGGCATCTACAACGGCGCGATGGTCGTCGCGTTGACGGAAGTGATGCCAGTGGAAGTGCGCGTCGCGGGGTTCTCGCTGGCCTATAGTCTCGCGACGGCTGTGTTCGGCGGCTTCACTCCCGCAATCTCGACCGCCCTCATTCACGTTACCGGCGACAAGGCCGCACCCGGCTACTGGATGAGCTTCGCCGCCGTCTGTGCCCTGTGCGCGACGTTCGCGCTCTATCGCCGCCGCGCAGTGACGCTGACGCCAGCGCACTGA
- a CDS encoding CoA-binding protein: MYRQASNHFKYFVGIQSLAQIATREDRVCVLNILGGESSDVTPVSHAFSGGNIVFGTAPGKGGQVLGTPSGDIPVYNNVREGLEAGHHFNCGVVYLPPSAARDGVAELIRVNPDLRKIFIITEKIAVHDAREIRAMGQQAGIDIFGANGLGVADSWQSVRIGGALGGDDPSATLRQGSIAIFSNSGGFSTTIAQYLRMSGWGTSTVISSGKDVYIHYAAPEFAFALANDARSKAAVLYCEPGGYYEADATFTKPVVACVVGRWKSRLTRAVGHAGAMAGGADDALTKERWFMEKFGVERLFTPDDPCCSARGAVVTNIAHIPAALTAVMRANATMPDFKPEGSLALKPWFGSDQGLELPDELALPVVEAVAPYNEQVARVNGQIGAIPPRQTLKDASGASQMDAKTQVSSLHGASMLEAATRSLEANVCLALLHEFGGTNDEKLVNVAVGAAVNLHGTPELAAAQAAREAGNAPNAVLAAAAAIVGPNRQRAAREAAKLMIDRFTAAKLANAFDATFDVEAVDTTGSEALFSEARDPKAEAMLAGLAARGVSSAFVRWLACGPGHPRADAVLAAITTTLAWGPLMRKRISRLTAESLPWWTKLFGTLIGASADASRHGPDSFCGVGTDALLGERTLTEVAFAALLNRRPTADDLFAFKTLVGLLLTNGPGAISAQGAKGAVSADGPESPERVQLNKALAGFLTHTGYTHGGNGYEGIAFLNEAFRDSGLDDPADPKHGVDLEVLARRSVERYAQYKARQKHAGSLDIAKLPGVNHPVFKDKPVNHDPREVFIANLYEGRGEYNAFHAYYRALVQALFDAGVSRNVYCVNVDAVIAALLLKMLWQPLRRGEFSEADLETAAFTIFLYPRMLGCAAEIDDHLNRGRNMDTRTAASQCRFVA; this comes from the coding sequence ATGTACAGGCAAGCCAGCAATCATTTCAAGTATTTCGTCGGCATCCAGTCGCTCGCGCAGATCGCCACGCGCGAGGACCGCGTGTGCGTGCTCAATATCCTCGGTGGTGAATCGTCGGACGTGACACCCGTAAGCCATGCGTTCTCCGGCGGGAATATCGTGTTCGGCACCGCGCCCGGCAAAGGCGGCCAGGTACTCGGGACGCCCTCCGGCGATATCCCGGTCTACAACAACGTTCGCGAAGGCCTCGAAGCCGGGCACCATTTCAATTGCGGCGTCGTGTACCTTCCGCCGTCGGCCGCGCGCGACGGTGTGGCGGAGCTGATCCGCGTGAATCCCGATCTGCGCAAGATCTTCATCATCACGGAGAAGATCGCCGTGCATGACGCTCGTGAGATCCGGGCGATGGGCCAGCAGGCAGGCATTGACATCTTCGGTGCGAACGGGCTGGGTGTCGCGGACTCGTGGCAGAGCGTGCGCATCGGCGGCGCGCTCGGCGGCGACGATCCCTCTGCGACATTGCGCCAGGGCTCGATCGCAATCTTTTCGAACTCGGGCGGCTTCAGCACCACCATCGCGCAATATCTCCGGATGAGCGGCTGGGGTACGTCAACCGTCATTTCCAGCGGCAAAGATGTCTACATCCACTACGCCGCGCCGGAGTTCGCGTTCGCTCTCGCCAACGACGCGCGCAGCAAGGCTGCCGTGTTGTACTGCGAGCCGGGCGGCTACTACGAGGCCGACGCCACGTTCACCAAGCCAGTGGTCGCGTGCGTGGTGGGCCGCTGGAAGAGCCGCCTTACACGCGCGGTCGGACATGCGGGCGCGATGGCGGGAGGCGCCGACGACGCGCTTACCAAGGAGCGCTGGTTCATGGAGAAATTCGGCGTCGAGCGGCTCTTTACACCGGACGATCCGTGCTGCTCGGCCAGGGGCGCGGTGGTGACGAACATCGCGCACATTCCCGCCGCGCTCACGGCAGTGATGCGCGCGAACGCGACGATGCCCGACTTCAAACCAGAAGGCAGCCTCGCGCTCAAGCCGTGGTTCGGCTCGGACCAGGGGCTTGAACTGCCCGACGAACTCGCCCTTCCGGTGGTGGAGGCGGTCGCGCCCTACAACGAGCAGGTGGCGCGGGTGAACGGCCAGATCGGCGCGATCCCGCCGCGCCAGACGCTGAAGGACGCCTCGGGCGCCTCGCAGATGGACGCGAAGACGCAGGTGAGCAGCCTGCACGGCGCATCAATGCTGGAAGCGGCGACGCGTTCGCTCGAAGCGAACGTCTGCCTCGCGCTGCTGCACGAGTTCGGTGGAACAAACGACGAGAAGCTCGTCAATGTGGCCGTCGGCGCAGCGGTGAACCTGCACGGCACGCCCGAACTGGCGGCGGCACAGGCCGCGCGCGAGGCGGGCAATGCGCCCAACGCCGTGCTCGCGGCGGCCGCTGCGATTGTCGGGCCGAATCGCCAGCGTGCGGCGCGCGAAGCGGCAAAACTGATGATCGACCGCTTTACGGCGGCGAAGCTCGCGAACGCGTTCGACGCGACTTTCGATGTCGAAGCCGTCGATACGACCGGCAGCGAAGCGCTCTTCTCTGAAGCGCGCGACCCGAAGGCCGAAGCAATGCTCGCGGGTCTGGCTGCGCGCGGCGTGAGTTCGGCGTTTGTTCGTTGGCTTGCGTGCGGCCCTGGCCATCCGCGTGCGGACGCGGTACTCGCCGCGATCACGACGACCCTCGCCTGGGGTCCGCTCATGCGCAAGCGCATCTCGCGCCTGACGGCGGAGAGCCTGCCGTGGTGGACGAAGCTTTTCGGCACGCTGATCGGCGCCTCGGCGGACGCGTCGCGTCACGGCCCCGACAGCTTCTGCGGCGTCGGCACCGATGCATTGCTCGGCGAACGCACGCTGACCGAGGTCGCCTTCGCGGCGCTTCTCAACCGCAGACCTACCGCGGACGACCTGTTTGCGTTCAAGACCCTCGTCGGCCTGCTGCTCACGAACGGACCCGGCGCAATCTCGGCACAGGGCGCGAAGGGCGCGGTATCCGCCGACGGCCCCGAGAGCCCCGAGCGGGTACAGTTGAACAAGGCGCTGGCCGGCTTTCTCACGCACACCGGCTATACGCATGGCGGTAACGGCTACGAAGGTATTGCGTTCCTCAACGAGGCGTTTCGCGACAGCGGCCTCGACGATCCTGCCGATCCGAAACACGGCGTGGACCTCGAAGTGCTCGCACGGCGATCCGTCGAGCGGTATGCGCAGTACAAGGCGCGCCAGAAGCATGCTGGCAGCCTCGACATCGCCAAGCTTCCGGGCGTGAACCACCCGGTCTTCAAGGACAAGCCGGTGAACCACGATCCGCGCGAGGTGTTCATCGCCAATCTGTATGAAGGACGCGGCGAATACAACGCGTTTCACGCGTACTACCGTGCGCTGGTGCAAGCGCTGTTCGACGCGGGCGTGTCACGCAATGTCTATTGCGTCAACGTCGATGCGGTGATCGCCGCGCTGCTGCTGAAGATGCTATGGCAGCCGCTGCGGCGCGGAGAGTTCAGCGAGGCGGACCTCGAAACCGCCGCATTCACGATCTTCCTGTATCCGCGCATGCTCGGCTGCGCCGCGGAAATCGACGATCACCTTAATCGCGGACGCAACATGGACACGCGCACGGCCGCTTCGCAGTGCCGCTTCGTGGCCTGA
- a CDS encoding ATP citrate lyase citrate-binding domain-containing protein — MQITGMLHGARLLQFVGFPASEVLGPGASEEEIKSLIDRHGQVFIKPVFKGGVGKKGKAGLLGRASDLKTALVEKERLYFAEHVVGRMRAKANGVTFEAGVPATHEVYFSITDSTRFRAPTMTLSHMGGMDIEEVDPKHVAMVPFDALTGLKAFVVANALSEIGAPREIISPLVQQLPKLWELFHDFGMTTLELNPIRMREDKKGRLTPVACDFKCGFDRDDPRVSRLGLPAHLFAADYSDFEQEINQLRTHQGQSDVYVINERGTILAPTFGGGANSLVTEMLGDAAIISSDFGGNPPYEKMKEVARICFRHWLRQSNVLFIIGGKSNNTDIYETLRAMADALREHFSEHGPTPLYVVLGRGGPNLVRGMSALRDTCDSLGLPYRLFGFDSDISEVIQYARKADAWMQSGGRAQVAARIGARESQSETAQA; from the coding sequence ATGCAGATCACCGGAATGTTGCACGGCGCGCGCCTGCTGCAATTCGTCGGATTCCCGGCCAGCGAGGTGCTGGGCCCCGGCGCGAGCGAGGAGGAGATCAAGTCGCTGATCGACCGTCACGGGCAGGTCTTTATCAAGCCCGTGTTCAAGGGCGGCGTCGGCAAAAAGGGCAAGGCTGGCCTGCTCGGCCGCGCGTCCGACCTCAAGACGGCCCTCGTCGAAAAAGAGCGACTCTACTTCGCCGAGCACGTCGTGGGCCGCATGAGGGCAAAGGCGAACGGCGTGACGTTCGAAGCGGGCGTGCCGGCTACGCACGAAGTCTATTTCTCGATCACCGATTCCACCCGCTTTCGCGCCCCCACGATGACGCTCTCTCACATGGGCGGCATGGACATCGAGGAAGTCGATCCGAAGCACGTCGCGATGGTGCCTTTCGATGCATTGACCGGGCTGAAGGCGTTCGTCGTCGCAAACGCACTCAGCGAGATCGGCGCGCCGCGCGAGATCATCTCGCCACTCGTGCAGCAGTTGCCGAAGCTTTGGGAGCTCTTTCACGACTTCGGCATGACGACGCTCGAACTCAATCCGATCCGCATGCGCGAAGACAAGAAAGGGCGTCTCACGCCCGTGGCGTGCGACTTCAAATGCGGCTTCGATCGCGATGATCCGCGCGTCTCGCGCCTCGGCCTGCCAGCGCATCTTTTCGCCGCCGACTACTCGGACTTCGAACAGGAGATCAACCAGCTTCGCACGCATCAGGGCCAAAGCGATGTGTACGTGATCAACGAGCGCGGTACGATCCTCGCGCCCACCTTCGGCGGTGGCGCAAACTCGCTCGTGACCGAGATGCTGGGCGACGCGGCCATCATTTCTTCGGACTTCGGCGGCAATCCCCCATACGAGAAGATGAAGGAGGTGGCGCGCATCTGCTTCAGGCACTGGCTCCGGCAATCGAACGTGCTCTTCATCATCGGTGGCAAGTCCAACAACACCGACATCTACGAAACACTGCGCGCGATGGCCGACGCACTGCGCGAGCACTTCAGCGAGCACGGCCCGACACCGCTCTACGTCGTCCTCGGGCGCGGCGGTCCGAACCTCGTGCGTGGCATGTCAGCGCTGCGCGACACCTGCGATTCGCTCGGCCTCCCCTATCGCCTCTTCGGCTTCGATTCCGACATCAGCGAAGTGATCCAGTACGCACGCAAGGCCGATGCGTGGATGCAATCGGGCGGGCGCGCGCAGGTCGCGGCGCGCATCGGCGCACGCGAGTCGCAGTCCGAAACGGCACAGGCGTAA
- a CDS encoding substrate-binding domain-containing protein, producing the protein MRGNQAHPVWEFPDVDPGIPCVAFDSHKAGYIATDHLLDLGHCRIGALVGSEKNGIHGGRYKGFCDALRARKVKHLKTDARFGTDSYQGGFDAALDLLTSTPDLTAIFVSNDLPALGALNAAASLGFNVPEDLSIVSITNIELTSQSRPALTTVAIPTAEMAEKSVDLLIKLASNDPDAPAMVRTADPVLIKRASTAAPKSRATK; encoded by the coding sequence TTGCGTGGAAATCAAGCTCACCCCGTCTGGGAGTTTCCAGACGTCGACCCCGGCATTCCCTGCGTCGCTTTCGATTCCCACAAGGCAGGTTATATCGCCACGGACCATTTGCTTGACCTGGGCCACTGTCGAATTGGCGCGCTGGTCGGTAGCGAAAAAAATGGCATTCACGGTGGTCGGTACAAGGGCTTCTGCGACGCCCTGCGAGCCAGGAAGGTCAAGCATCTCAAGACAGACGCCCGGTTCGGCACCGACTCATATCAAGGTGGTTTCGATGCCGCTCTCGACCTGCTAACCTCGACTCCCGATCTCACAGCGATTTTTGTGTCGAATGACCTGCCTGCGCTCGGTGCACTGAACGCAGCGGCCTCGCTGGGATTCAATGTCCCCGAAGATCTCTCGATCGTAAGCATCACAAACATCGAATTGACGAGCCAGTCGCGACCAGCGCTAACCACGGTTGCGATTCCAACGGCTGAGATGGCGGAGAAAAGTGTGGACCTCCTCATCAAGCTCGCATCTAACGACCCCGACGCACCAGCAATGGTTCGAACGGCAGATCCTGTGTTGATAAAGCGTGCGTCCACGGCTGCGCCAAAGAGCCGCGCGACAAAATAA
- a CDS encoding 2'-5' RNA ligase family protein, with amino-acid sequence MRFDASCKRGGSAHITVLFPFMSAADISPEVIHRAQVALGEAKSFSFSLGGAIGRFMGQRQLPSTLFLLPDPPEPFVALTTAVVRAFPAFRPYGGFHEEVVPRLTVAHGDASDVHTAGLELKQRLRTSPLIQTACKSVTLIENTSGRWEEMHVFSLSSGHSERGLSHAGIGVSTYKEAL; translated from the coding sequence ATGCGCTTTGATGCCAGCTGCAAGCGGGGCGGCTCCGCGCATATCACGGTGCTGTTCCCATTCATGTCGGCCGCTGACATTTCACCCGAGGTCATTCATCGCGCGCAAGTCGCGTTAGGCGAGGCGAAGTCATTCAGTTTTTCGCTAGGCGGCGCTATCGGGCGATTTATGGGGCAGCGCCAACTCCCGTCGACACTCTTTCTCTTACCGGATCCTCCGGAACCATTCGTTGCGTTGACAACGGCGGTAGTCCGGGCCTTCCCCGCGTTTCGCCCGTACGGTGGCTTCCATGAGGAAGTCGTTCCACGCCTCACCGTAGCGCACGGCGATGCATCCGATGTTCATACGGCCGGGCTCGAACTGAAGCAGCGGCTTCGCACATCGCCATTGATCCAGACAGCATGCAAGTCGGTGACCCTGATCGAGAACACGTCCGGCCGATGGGAGGAAATGCATGTCTTCAGTCTTTCGAGCGGACATAGCGAAAGAGGACTATCGCACGCTGGAATCGGGGTATCCACCTATAAAGAAGCGCTCTGA
- a CDS encoding phasin family protein, giving the protein MSAFGPEHLIERNRANVANLFTLTDQVFDGFRQLVELNLATARVAGAESAKLTLEILSSTTPEEGLRRQTSRIQPVSEHILSYASDVCDIVRDTHSKCVEAAQA; this is encoded by the coding sequence ATGAGCGCATTTGGGCCGGAGCACCTGATCGAGCGGAACAGGGCAAACGTCGCCAACCTGTTCACGCTGACGGATCAGGTGTTCGACGGATTCCGTCAACTGGTTGAGCTGAACCTGGCCACAGCCAGGGTGGCGGGCGCGGAGAGCGCGAAACTGACGCTGGAAATCCTGTCCAGCACGACGCCCGAGGAAGGGCTCAGGCGACAGACAAGCCGGATTCAGCCGGTGTCCGAGCATATCCTGTCGTACGCAAGCGATGTCTGTGACATCGTGCGCGATACCCATTCGAAATGCGTGGAAGCAGCGCAGGCATAA
- a CDS encoding Na/Pi symporter: MPVQTFTLIDLAGSVALLLLGMQMFQTGIYRALNPVFEPLLVRALRDRGHAFLGGMGVSIIQQSSTVMGWMTERAAIARPADLAPPLAAVLGANIGATLVVQILLVVDQPSISPALILVGVLMFRKASNSRAHDLGRAFIGLGLMLLGLHALLDLMTDYEDAPSLRMVLGAASTMPVVDMLLAASLSWAAESSVAAVLLIASLCAKNVVPPDTAFALVLGANLGTAARPVLDRAAPGEPTSRRVPVGILLMLLVGVGIALAALVPIGRLMVTIEPDNARVAADFHMLFNVFVAIAFMPLLVPYSNLLTRLMPAWGSFVDPPGPYRDLRSTQDIPPLSHEIARTAPATRCPSDGQRAVVRMRQDILDNVTGAGDVGRRLPDIARCLDERANTEKPTGLVTGETNPPRSVIIRDACQNALEWLGDDGTISTFKLKGSIWLHLQDLRIVRQLEPVTGMASAALSTSICGTAFLDDGELSIIGEPWITSPTVHLTFASREISSPDHDGLRSLQETLGTTFSDIPLGTARIGFNRQDDELDESAQWWASFNVPASCMDGLKEAIETGLLRVVRLGICVTGVYESVSTIGGAERDPRLLLRPDHIDASDSPQTATGYVTHLAFDLASVSLEQFRDGTPQ; encoded by the coding sequence ATGCCAGTGCAGACCTTTACCCTTATCGATCTCGCAGGCTCCGTCGCGCTACTGCTACTGGGTATGCAGATGTTCCAGACGGGCATATACCGGGCGTTGAACCCGGTCTTCGAGCCGTTGCTGGTGCGCGCATTGCGCGATCGTGGACATGCTTTTCTGGGTGGTATGGGCGTGTCCATCATCCAGCAGAGCAGCACGGTGATGGGGTGGATGACCGAGCGTGCCGCTATCGCGCGTCCGGCCGACCTTGCACCGCCACTTGCAGCGGTACTCGGCGCGAATATAGGTGCGACCCTGGTCGTCCAGATACTGCTGGTTGTCGATCAGCCCTCCATCTCTCCTGCGCTTATCCTTGTTGGCGTGCTGATGTTCCGGAAGGCTTCGAATTCTCGCGCTCATGACCTGGGACGAGCATTCATCGGGCTCGGGCTCATGCTGCTCGGGCTGCATGCACTGCTGGATCTGATGACCGACTACGAAGATGCGCCTAGCCTTCGCATGGTCTTGGGCGCTGCGTCCACGATGCCGGTGGTCGACATGCTGCTGGCCGCAAGCCTGAGCTGGGCGGCGGAGTCGAGCGTGGCCGCAGTGCTGCTGATCGCATCACTTTGTGCGAAGAACGTCGTACCGCCTGATACGGCGTTCGCCCTTGTTCTCGGCGCGAATCTCGGTACTGCCGCCCGGCCGGTGCTCGACCGCGCGGCGCCTGGCGAGCCGACATCGCGGCGTGTTCCGGTTGGCATCCTGTTGATGCTGTTGGTGGGCGTCGGTATAGCGCTCGCAGCACTGGTGCCGATTGGCCGCCTGATGGTCACCATCGAGCCAGACAACGCGCGGGTAGCGGCCGACTTTCACATGCTGTTCAACGTTTTCGTGGCAATCGCGTTCATGCCACTGCTCGTGCCGTACAGCAATCTTTTGACTCGTCTGATGCCGGCGTGGGGCAGTTTCGTTGACCCGCCGGGCCCGTATCGCGACCTTCGAAGCACGCAGGACATCCCACCGCTGTCACACGAAATAGCGCGAACAGCGCCGGCGACGAGATGTCCGTCGGATGGACAGCGTGCCGTCGTTCGCATGCGTCAGGACATTCTCGATAACGTGACGGGAGCTGGAGACGTTGGGCGGCGATTGCCTGACATCGCACGGTGTCTTGACGAACGCGCCAACACTGAAAAGCCAACGGGATTGGTGACTGGCGAGACCAACCCACCGCGCAGCGTGATCATTCGGGACGCTTGCCAAAATGCGCTTGAATGGTTGGGGGACGATGGAACCATCTCGACGTTCAAGCTGAAGGGATCGATCTGGCTTCACCTGCAGGATCTCCGGATCGTGCGCCAACTGGAGCCCGTCACCGGGATGGCCAGTGCGGCCCTTTCAACTTCCATCTGTGGCACCGCCTTTCTGGACGACGGCGAGCTGTCGATCATAGGTGAACCCTGGATCACTTCCCCCACGGTGCACCTCACCTTCGCGAGCCGCGAGATCAGCAGCCCGGACCACGATGGGCTTCGCAGCCTGCAGGAAACGCTCGGCACGACCTTCTCGGATATTCCATTAGGTACCGCCAGAATCGGCTTTAACCGTCAGGACGATGAGTTGGATGAATCCGCTCAGTGGTGGGCGTCGTTCAATGTGCCTGCGAGTTGCATGGATGGCTTGAAAGAAGCGATCGAGACCGGCCTCCTCCGTGTCGTACGCCTGGGTATTTGTGTGACCGGCGTCTACGAATCCGTCAGCACGATTGGCGGAGCGGAACGCGATCCGCGTCTGCTGCTCAGACCAGACCATATCGATGCGAGCGACTCGCCTCAAACCGCAACTGGCTACGTGACGCATCTGGCCTTCGACCTAGCCAGTGTCAGTCTTGAACAATTCCGCGACGGAACACCCCAGTAA